CCCGGCGCCGGCGGCGGCTCGTTCAACTTCGACCTGGGCGACCTCTTCGGGGGCGCCCAGGGCGGGGGAGCGGGCGGCGGCTTCGGCGGCGGACTCGGTGACGTCTTCGGGGGCCTGTTCAACCGGGGCGGGGCGACCGGCACCCGGACCCAGCCGCGGCGCGGCCAGGACATCGAGTCCGAGGTCACCCTCAGCTTCACCGAGGCGATCGAGGGCGCGACGGTCCCGCTGCGGATGTCCTCGCAGGCGCCGTGCAAGGCCTGCTCCGGCACCGGCGACGCCAACGGCACACCGCGCGTGTGCCCGACGTGCGTCGGCACCGGCCAGGTGGCGCGCGGCTCCGGCGGCGGCTTCTCCCTCACCGACCCGTGCCCGGACTGCAAGGGCCGCGGTCTGATCGCGGAGAACCCCTGCGAGGTCTGCAAGGGCAGCGGACGCGCCAAGTCCTCCCGCACCATGCAGGTGCGCATCCCGGCCGGGGTGTCGGACGGGCAGCGCATCCGCCTGCGCGGCAAGGGCGCGCCGGGTGAGCGGGGCGGTCCGGCGGGCGATCTCTACGTGGTCGTCCACGTCAAGGAGCACCCCGTCTTCGGGCGCAAGGGCGACAACCTCACCGTCACCGTCCCGGTGACGTTCGCCGAGGCGGCCCTCGGCGGCGAGGTCAGGGTCCCGACCCTGGGCGGCCCCTCGGTCACGCTCAAGCTGCCGCCGGGCACACCGAACGGCCGCACGATGCGAGCGCGGGGCAAGGGCGCGGTCCGCAAGGACGGCACCCACGGCGATCTGCTGGTCACCGTCGAGGTGAGTGTCCCGAAGGACCTGACGGGGAAGGCTCGTGACGCACTCGAGGCGTATCGCGAGGCGACCGCGGACGAGGACCCGCGGGCGGAGCTGTTCCAGGCCGCGAAGGGAGCATGAGTCAAGCCATGGACACCAACGGCCGTCGACGCAACCCGTATGAGCTGACCGAGGAGACTCCGGTCTACGTCATCTCGGTGGCGGCCCAGCTGTCCGGCCTGCACCCGCAGACGCTGCGCCAGTACGACCGCCTGGGGCTGGTGTCTCCGGACCGCACGGCCGGCCGCGGCCGCCGCTACTCGGCCCGCGACATCGAACTGCTCCGCCAGGTGCAGCAGCTGTCGCAGGACGAGGGCATCAACCTGGCCGGCATCAAGCGCATCATCGAACTGGAGAACCAGGTCGCGGCGCTCCAGTCCCGCGTCGCGGAGCTGCAGAGCGCGCTGGACGGCGCCGCGGCGGCGATGCAGCAGCGCGAGGCCGCCGTGCACGCGTCCTACCGGCGTGACCTGGTGCCGTA
This region of Streptomyces chromofuscus genomic DNA includes:
- the dnaJ gene encoding molecular chaperone DnaJ, with product MSTKDFIEKDYYKVLGVPKDATEAEIKKAYRKLAREYHPDANKGNAKAEERFKEISEANDVLGDPKKRKEYDEARALFGNGGFRPGPGAGGGSFNFDLGDLFGGAQGGGAGGGFGGGLGDVFGGLFNRGGATGTRTQPRRGQDIESEVTLSFTEAIEGATVPLRMSSQAPCKACSGTGDANGTPRVCPTCVGTGQVARGSGGGFSLTDPCPDCKGRGLIAENPCEVCKGSGRAKSSRTMQVRIPAGVSDGQRIRLRGKGAPGERGGPAGDLYVVVHVKEHPVFGRKGDNLTVTVPVTFAEAALGGEVRVPTLGGPSVTLKLPPGTPNGRTMRARGKGAVRKDGTHGDLLVTVEVSVPKDLTGKARDALEAYREATADEDPRAELFQAAKGA
- a CDS encoding heat shock protein transcriptional repressor HspR; its protein translation is MDTNGRRRNPYELTEETPVYVISVAAQLSGLHPQTLRQYDRLGLVSPDRTAGRGRRYSARDIELLRQVQQLSQDEGINLAGIKRIIELENQVAALQSRVAELQSALDGAAAAMQQREAAVHASYRRDLVPYQEAHQTSALVVWRPKRQQSSD